Below is a window of Leisingera sp. S132 DNA.
TTGGTTTTCGGCTCAACCGCGATCTCGATCACCGGATCGGGGAAGGTCATGGTTTCCAGAACGACCGGGTCGTTGACGGCGCAGAGGGTGTCACCGGTGGTGGTGTCCTTCAGGCCTGCCAGCGCGATGATGTCGCCTGCGAACGCTTCCGTGATTTCCTCACGGTTGTTCGAGTGCATCATCATCATCCGGCCAACGCGCTCTTTCTTGCCTTTGGTCGAGTTCAGCAGGGTGTCGCCCTTGTTCATCACGCCGGAGTAGATCCGGGTGAAGGTCAGGGAGCCGACGAACGGGTCGTTCATGATTTTGAACGCCAGGCCCGCAAAGGCCATATCGTCGTCCGCGCGGCGGGCGATGTTACGCTCTTCGTTCTCGTCGCCCGGCTTGAAGCCCATGTAGTCGACAACGTCCAGCGGGCTGGGCAGATAGTCGATCACGGCGTTCAGCAGCGGCTGCACACCTTTGTTCTTGAACGCGGAACCGCCCAGAACCGGCACGAAGTGCAGCGCCAGGGTGCCCTTGCGCAGCAGAGCGCGCAGGGTCGGCACGTCGGGCTCTTCGCCTTCCAGGTAGGCTTCCATGGCGTCGTCGTCTTCTTCGACGGCGGCCTCGATCATCTTGCCGCGCCACTCTTCGGCCATGTCCTTGAGCTCGTCGCGGATCTCGGCGTGGACCCAGGAGGCGCCCAGGTCTTCACCCTGCCACAGCCACTCTTTCATGGTGACCAGGTCGATCAGGCCTTCCAGCTCGTTCTCTGCGCCGATCGGGATACCAACCGGAACCGCGCGGGCGCCGGTGCGGTCTTCGATCATGCGGACGCAGTTGAAGAAGTCGGCGCCGATCTTGTCCATCTTGTTGACGAACACCATGCGCGGAACCTTGTAGCGGTCAGCCTGACGCCACACGGTTTCGGTCTGGGGCTCAACACCGGCGTTTGCGTCGAGAACGCAGACGGCACCGTCGAGAACCGCCAGCGAACGCTCGACTTCGATGGTGAAGTCAACGTGGCCGGGGGTGTCGATGATGTTCAGGCGGTGCTTCGGGGTGTCAGCGGTCTGACCGTCCTCGGTGCGTTCCCAGAAGGTGGTGGTCGCAGCCGAGGTGATGGTGATGCCGCGTTCCTGCTCCTGCTCCATCCAGTCCATGGTGGCTGCACCGTCGTGCACCTCACCGATGTTGTGGGATTTGCCGGTGTAATACAGGATGCGCTCGGAGCAGGTGGTCTTGCCCGCATCGATGTGCGCCATGATACCGAAGTTACGGTACAGGTCGAGGGGATATTCGCGTGCCATAGGTCTATGTCCTCCGGCTTACCAGCGGTAGTGGCTGAAGGCTTTGTTCGCCTCGGCCATCTTGTGGGTGTCTTCGCGCTTCTTGACCGCGGTGCCACGGGACTGGACGGCGTCCAGCAGCTCGCCTGCGAGGCGCTCTTCCATGGTGTTTTCGTTGCGGTTGCGGGCGGCAGCGATCAGCCAGCGGATGGCCAGCGCTTCGCGGCGCTCGGGGCGGACTTCAACCGGAACCTGGTAGGTTGCACCGCCAACACGGCGGGAGCGGACCTCGACGGACGGTTTGATGTTGTCCAGAGCTTCGTGGAAGACTTCAACCGGAGCGCGCTTGATCTTGCCTTCGACGCGGTCGAATGCGTTGTAAACGATACGCTCTGCGACCGACTTCTTGCCGTCGATCATCAGGTTGTTCATGAATTTGGTCAGAACGCGGTCGCCGAACTTGGCGTCGGGCAGAACTTCGCGTTTTTCAGCGGCGTGACGACGTGACATATCAGCCTCTCCTTCTTACTTAGGACGCTTCGCGCCGTACTTCGAGCGGCGCTGCTTACGGTCTTTGACGCCCTGGGTATCCAGAACACCGCGCAGGATGTGGTAACGGACACCCGGAAGGTCTTTTACACGGCCGCCGCGGATCAGAACCACGGAGTGTTCCTGAAGGTTGTGGCTTTCACCGGGGATGTAGGAGATCACTTCGAAACCGTTGGTCAGGCGGACCTTCGCAACTTTCCGCATAGCGGAGTTCGGTTTCTTCGGAGTGGTGGTGTACACGCGGGTGCAGACGCCGCGCTTCTGCGGGCACTGCTCGAGGTGCTGGGACTTCGAAACTTTACGCTTCGGCTGACGCGGCTTGCGGATCAGCTGCTGGATCGTTGGCATTCAGGTATTCCCCGTTTAGCAACTTGTCATGCACGCCGGCGCGTGCGGGTGATTTCGCTGCACCTGTGCGTCCACAAGCGCAAAAACCGCAATCGCT
It encodes the following:
- the fusA gene encoding elongation factor G; amino-acid sequence: MAREYPLDLYRNFGIMAHIDAGKTTCSERILYYTGKSHNIGEVHDGAATMDWMEQEQERGITITSAATTTFWERTEDGQTADTPKHRLNIIDTPGHVDFTIEVERSLAVLDGAVCVLDANAGVEPQTETVWRQADRYKVPRMVFVNKMDKIGADFFNCVRMIEDRTGARAVPVGIPIGAENELEGLIDLVTMKEWLWQGEDLGASWVHAEIRDELKDMAEEWRGKMIEAAVEEDDDAMEAYLEGEEPDVPTLRALLRKGTLALHFVPVLGGSAFKNKGVQPLLNAVIDYLPSPLDVVDYMGFKPGDENEERNIARRADDDMAFAGLAFKIMNDPFVGSLTFTRIYSGVMNKGDTLLNSTKGKKERVGRMMMMHSNNREEITEAFAGDIIALAGLKDTTTGDTLCAVNDPVVLETMTFPDPVIEIAVEPKTKADQEKMSQGLQRLAAEDPSFRVETDIESGQTIMKGMGELHLDILVDRLKREFKVEANIGAPQVAYRETISKEVEHSYTHKKQSGGSGQFAEVKLIISPTEPGEGYSFESRIVGGAVPKEYIPGVEKGIQSVMDSGPLAGFPVIDFKVALIDGKFHDVDSSVLAFEIAARMGMREGMRKAGAKLLEPVMKVEVITPEEYTGGIIGDLTSRRGQVSGQENRGNAIAIDAFVPLANMFGYINTLRSMSSGRAQFTMQFDHYDPVPQNISEEIQAKYA
- the rpsG gene encoding 30S ribosomal protein S7, producing the protein MSRRHAAEKREVLPDAKFGDRVLTKFMNNLMIDGKKSVAERIVYNAFDRVEGKIKRAPVEVFHEALDNIKPSVEVRSRRVGGATYQVPVEVRPERREALAIRWLIAAARNRNENTMEERLAGELLDAVQSRGTAVKKREDTHKMAEANKAFSHYRW
- the rpsL gene encoding 30S ribosomal protein S12, whose translation is MPTIQQLIRKPRQPKRKVSKSQHLEQCPQKRGVCTRVYTTTPKKPNSAMRKVAKVRLTNGFEVISYIPGESHNLQEHSVVLIRGGRVKDLPGVRYHILRGVLDTQGVKDRKQRRSKYGAKRPK